In Janthinobacterium sp. J1-1, a single genomic region encodes these proteins:
- a CDS encoding alpha/beta hydrolase: MIYIVDNASAYCYTGGKPFNAAQPTAVFIHGAQNDHSVWALQTRYFAHHGWNVLAVDLPGHGRSAGDAKTTVEELSRWILAVLDAAGVPQAMLVGHSMGSLIALEAAYQAPGRVSQLAMLGSTYPMKVSPALLETSKNDEQAAIDMVNLWSHSSIAQKPSFPGPGFYAMGGARRLKQRIAAINPAHVFHTDFYACNAYANGEAAAASIHCPTLFLFGARDMMTPPKSTKLLVCAIAHGKVVQVDAGHELMAEQPDAVLDALYAFAATKPAFLTKTS; encoded by the coding sequence ATGATCTACATCGTCGACAACGCAAGCGCTTATTGCTACACGGGCGGCAAGCCATTCAACGCCGCGCAACCGACCGCCGTGTTTATCCACGGTGCGCAGAACGACCATAGCGTGTGGGCGCTGCAGACACGCTACTTTGCCCACCACGGCTGGAATGTGCTGGCGGTCGACCTGCCCGGCCATGGCAGGAGCGCAGGCGACGCCAAAACCACGGTGGAGGAACTGTCGCGCTGGATACTGGCGGTGCTCGACGCGGCCGGCGTGCCGCAGGCCATGCTGGTCGGCCACAGCATGGGTTCCCTGATCGCGCTGGAAGCGGCGTACCAGGCGCCCGGGCGCGTCAGCCAGCTGGCCATGCTGGGTTCGACCTATCCAATGAAAGTGTCGCCGGCGCTGCTGGAAACGTCGAAAAACGACGAGCAGGCGGCGATCGACATGGTCAATCTCTGGTCGCATTCCTCGATCGCGCAAAAGCCGTCGTTTCCCGGCCCCGGTTTCTACGCCATGGGCGGCGCGCGCCGGCTCAAGCAGCGCATCGCTGCCATCAATCCGGCGCACGTATTCCATACCGATTTTTATGCCTGCAATGCCTACGCCAATGGCGAAGCCGCGGCAGCGTCCATCCACTGCCCGACCCTGTTCCTTTTCGGCGCGCGCGACATGATGACGCCGCCAAAATCGACCAAGCTGCTGGTCTGCGCCATCGCGCATGGCAAGGTGGTGCAGGTCGATGCCGGCCATGAACTGATGGCCGAGCAGCCCGACGCCGTGCTCGACGCCCTGTATGCGTTTGCCGCCACCAAACCCGCTTTTTTAACGAAAACTTCATGA
- a CDS encoding WG repeat-containing protein — MISTAVLFSTHHLPDHPDFDIDAISGLAEWRQATPMLFKLLLGSSAQAITWPLYDDGEEHVCVLAAPMAQARASWQALAALMDKPRDAAAIVARSAIASLLANGEQWLVLDGVQLIGHDIGTPEFAQQLQAIAAEAAALQAALLCGDREVLAPLLAANMDAIGYWCSSASAHLANIEERAVEELPFMQRLNVLAWVEEAQCYEVTAIADPAVHGLVTPYGRWIVPLEMQAVDLGSHYAEEGWITYAPATQPGCQGLLDLNGTIVLPPAPGALYVISPHLAQQIAPDGTSSLLHLPDGRLLMDKVCQIGQREDQLFDFERDMQDNDERNVCGVIDATGMLVVPPQYSSVQDFGTRKKIAIVSQRIGERFLFGLVNSKGEPLAPCQYTFIDSATTSSPPKLRKNLVYAIDAQGLVCMLTLDGKQAFKPQYAPAHHLHGVTAQSDFLFVLKDGMVWRMDFAGGLLVQVDTLDGFRADISAQLNQALGLNKQAPVERNSYTPAQLLELADHDQLRAIAALLLQGDEALARRCVDLALEELKEDDPEEEYEGDTPEAACLFLLWSTAADALGHGTTLDWKSVDEIAMIGQHIAVPALQDFTWDGEEDGASITDGFEAIARHLAPHGLQLVNMQGGEDTYWLAVLRDQDRKAFEAIARQSAIEPVFY; from the coding sequence ATGATTTCCACCGCCGTCCTGTTCAGCACCCACCACCTTCCCGACCATCCGGATTTTGACATCGACGCCATCTCTGGCCTGGCCGAATGGCGGCAAGCCACGCCGATGCTGTTCAAGCTGCTGCTGGGCAGCTCTGCGCAGGCCATTACCTGGCCCCTCTACGACGATGGCGAGGAACATGTTTGCGTGCTGGCCGCACCGATGGCCCAGGCGCGCGCCAGCTGGCAGGCGCTGGCCGCGCTGATGGACAAGCCGCGCGACGCGGCCGCCATCGTTGCGCGCAGCGCCATCGCCAGCTTGCTGGCCAACGGCGAACAGTGGCTGGTGCTCGATGGCGTGCAGTTGATAGGCCACGATATCGGCACGCCCGAGTTTGCACAGCAGCTGCAGGCGATCGCCGCCGAAGCGGCAGCGCTGCAGGCGGCGTTGCTGTGCGGCGACCGGGAAGTACTCGCGCCGCTGCTGGCCGCCAATATGGACGCCATCGGCTACTGGTGTTCCTCTGCCAGCGCGCACCTGGCCAATATCGAAGAACGCGCGGTCGAAGAACTGCCGTTCATGCAGCGGCTGAACGTGCTCGCATGGGTGGAGGAAGCGCAGTGCTACGAAGTGACTGCCATCGCCGATCCTGCCGTGCACGGACTGGTCACGCCGTATGGCCGCTGGATCGTGCCGCTGGAAATGCAGGCGGTCGACCTGGGCAGTCACTATGCCGAGGAAGGCTGGATCACCTATGCGCCGGCCACGCAGCCCGGCTGTCAGGGTCTGCTGGATCTGAACGGCACCATCGTGCTGCCGCCCGCACCTGGCGCGCTGTATGTGATCAGCCCCCATCTGGCGCAGCAGATCGCGCCAGACGGCACCAGCAGCCTGCTGCACCTGCCCGACGGCAGATTGCTGATGGATAAGGTGTGCCAGATCGGCCAACGCGAGGATCAGCTATTCGACTTCGAGCGCGATATGCAGGATAACGATGAGCGCAATGTGTGCGGGGTGATCGATGCGACAGGCATGCTTGTGGTGCCGCCCCAATACAGCTCGGTGCAGGACTTCGGCACGCGAAAAAAAATCGCCATCGTCAGCCAGCGTATCGGCGAGCGCTTTCTGTTCGGGCTCGTCAACAGCAAGGGCGAACCGCTGGCGCCGTGCCAGTACACCTTCATCGACAGCGCCACCACCTCGTCGCCGCCGAAGCTGCGCAAGAACCTGGTCTACGCCATCGACGCGCAGGGCCTGGTCTGCATGCTGACCCTGGACGGCAAGCAGGCCTTCAAGCCGCAATATGCTCCCGCGCACCATCTGCACGGCGTCACCGCGCAAAGCGACTTCCTGTTCGTGCTCAAGGACGGCATGGTGTGGCGCATGGATTTTGCGGGCGGGCTGCTGGTGCAGGTCGACACGCTCGACGGCTTCCGGGCCGATATCTCGGCGCAGCTGAACCAGGCCCTGGGCTTGAACAAGCAAGCACCCGTGGAGCGCAACAGCTATACGCCGGCACAGCTGCTGGAACTGGCCGACCACGACCAGCTGCGCGCCATCGCCGCCCTGCTGCTGCAAGGTGACGAGGCACTGGCCCGGCGCTGCGTGGACCTTGCATTGGAAGAACTGAAGGAAGACGACCCGGAAGAAGAATATGAAGGCGACACGCCGGAAGCGGCCTGCCTGTTCCTGCTATGGTCGACCGCTGCCGACGCGCTGGGCCATGGCACCACGCTGGACTGGAAGTCGGTTGATGAAATCGCCATGATCGGCCAGCATATCGCCGTGCCGGCCCTGCAGGACTTCACGTGGGACGGCGAGGAGGATGGCGCCAGCATCACCGATGGTTTCGAGGCCATCGCGCGCCACCTGGCGCCGCACGGATTGCAGCTGGTGAACATGCAGGGTGGCGAGGACACCTATTGGCTGGCCGTGCTGCGCGATCAGGACAGAAAGGCCTTTGAGGCGATTGCGCGGCAGTCGGCCATCGAACCCGTCTTTTATTGA
- a CDS encoding YihY family inner membrane protein, translating into MFLKTIQSFFLYLSQTVRFGIAVMRGMKWPEVRDLLLFAGRRVREESLPQVAGSLTFATVFALVPLLTLALAIFTTFPLFNTFRHALEDYFIQSVMPKGISNTILGYLTTFASKATRLSAIGAGALIFTSVAMMNLIERVFNRIWRVRQERRWTRRLLVYWAIVTLGPLLVGVSLTVTTRVFMATSGLVGDVPFLGAVFYTLVSIGLTMLAFTLLYMTVPNRDVDWRDAAWGGLLAALAFEVAKRGFGEFIQDFPTYSRIYGALAALPLFLVWIYLSWMITLVGALLVAALPVVKYERWWYQAAPGSEFVDAVAILKVLHQACHCADSALVGAAEIRSSTRLGFDEMEKLLDKMVEQGWVGRVNVEAAVRVQWGKRVADSSDHWVLLGNVNRITLADVYRLFVFGGMRVNSGYPAGSTNERDIEAAEEAARLAAQVEGAVEEGLGMSLAKHFGEVRCK; encoded by the coding sequence ATGTTTTTAAAAACCATACAGTCCTTCTTCCTCTACCTGTCGCAGACCGTGCGCTTCGGCATCGCCGTCATGCGCGGCATGAAGTGGCCCGAAGTGCGCGACCTGCTGCTGTTTGCCGGTCGCCGCGTGCGCGAGGAAAGCTTGCCGCAAGTGGCAGGCAGCCTGACGTTCGCCACCGTGTTCGCGCTGGTGCCGCTGCTGACCCTGGCGCTGGCCATCTTTACCACTTTTCCGCTGTTCAATACCTTCCGCCACGCGCTGGAAGATTATTTTATCCAGAGCGTGATGCCCAAGGGTATCTCGAACACTATCCTCGGCTACCTGACCACGTTTGCCTCGAAAGCGACGCGCCTGTCGGCGATCGGTGCCGGCGCGCTGATTTTCACGTCGGTGGCGATGATGAACCTGATCGAGCGCGTGTTCAACCGCATCTGGCGCGTGCGCCAGGAGCGGCGCTGGACCAGGCGGCTGCTGGTGTACTGGGCGATCGTGACGCTGGGGCCGCTGCTGGTGGGCGTGTCGCTGACGGTGACCACGCGGGTCTTCATGGCCACCAGCGGCCTGGTGGGCGACGTGCCTTTCCTCGGCGCCGTGTTCTATACCCTGGTGTCGATCGGCCTGACCATGCTGGCGTTCACCTTGCTGTACATGACGGTGCCGAACCGCGACGTCGACTGGCGCGACGCGGCCTGGGGCGGCCTGCTGGCGGCGCTGGCGTTCGAGGTGGCCAAGCGTGGTTTCGGCGAATTCATCCAGGACTTCCCCACCTATTCGCGCATCTACGGCGCCTTGGCCGCGCTGCCGCTGTTCCTGGTGTGGATTTACCTCAGCTGGATGATCACCCTGGTGGGCGCCTTGCTGGTGGCCGCCTTGCCAGTCGTCAAATACGAGCGCTGGTGGTACCAGGCGGCGCCCGGCAGCGAATTCGTCGACGCCGTGGCGATCCTGAAAGTGCTGCACCAGGCCTGCCACTGCGCCGACTCGGCGCTGGTGGGCGCGGCCGAGATCCGCAGCAGCACGCGGCTGGGCTTCGATGAAATGGAAAAACTGCTCGACAAGATGGTCGAGCAGGGCTGGGTGGGCCGGGTCAATGTGGAAGCGGCCGTGCGCGTGCAATGGGGCAAGCGGGTGGCCGACAGTTCCGACCACTGGGTCTTGCTGGGCAATGTCAACCGCATCACCCTGGCCGACGTCTACCGCCTGTTCGTGTTCGGCGGCATGCGGGTGAACTCCGGCTACCCGGCCGGTTCCACCAACGAGCGCGACATCGAGGCGGCCGAAGAAGCGGCGCGCCTGGCGGCCCAGGTCGAAGGCGCGGTGGAAGAAGGCCTGGGCATGAGCCTGGCCAAGCACTTTGGCGAAGTGCGCTGCAAGTGA
- the wrbA gene encoding NAD(P)H:quinone oxidoreductase, producing MKPTNLIILVLFYSRHGATRLLAELIAQGVESVPGCDARLRTVPAVSTVAEATAPDVPAHGAPYVELDDLQECAGLALGSPTRFGNMAAAMKYFWDGTASDWLAGSLAGKPACVFTSTGSLHGGQESTLLSMMIPLFHHGMLVMGLPYTHPELMTTSTGGSPYGATHWSGIDGDKAISEDEKRLALALGRRLAENAVKLAGA from the coding sequence ATGAAGCCTACCAATCTGATTATTCTCGTATTGTTCTACTCCCGCCATGGCGCCACGCGACTATTGGCCGAACTGATCGCGCAAGGCGTGGAAAGCGTACCCGGCTGCGATGCCCGGCTGCGCACCGTGCCGGCCGTCTCCACCGTGGCCGAAGCCACCGCGCCGGACGTGCCCGCGCATGGCGCGCCCTATGTGGAACTGGACGACCTGCAGGAATGCGCGGGCCTGGCGCTGGGGTCGCCCACGCGCTTCGGCAATATGGCCGCGGCCATGAAGTATTTCTGGGACGGTACGGCCAGCGACTGGCTGGCCGGCAGCCTGGCCGGCAAGCCCGCCTGCGTGTTCACCTCCACCGGCAGCCTGCACGGCGGCCAGGAATCGACCCTGCTGTCGATGATGATCCCGCTGTTCCACCACGGCATGCTGGTGATGGGCCTGCCCTATACCCACCCGGAACTGATGACGACCTCCACCGGCGGCTCGCCGTATGGCGCCACGCACTGGTCCGGCATCGATGGCGACAAGGCCATCAGCGAGGATGAAAAACGCCTCGCCCTGGCGCTGGGCCGCCGCTTGGCCGAAAACGCCGTCAAGCTGGCGGGCGCCTGA
- a CDS encoding DUF2069 domain-containing protein: MNGVLHKYFHWGAIASLATLIVWCVLWETVLAPLKPGGSWLALKAVPLLIPLYGVIKRDVYTLQWSSMVILLYFTEGVVRGYSDTNPTSAFMAWGEAIIVCVYFFCAVLYLRPYKKAAKRMARELLEKVNKVNIKK, translated from the coding sequence ATGAACGGCGTGCTGCACAAGTATTTTCACTGGGGCGCGATCGCCAGCCTGGCCACCTTGATCGTCTGGTGCGTGCTGTGGGAAACCGTGCTCGCGCCCCTGAAACCGGGCGGCTCCTGGCTGGCCCTGAAAGCCGTGCCGCTCCTGATTCCGCTATATGGCGTGATCAAGCGCGACGTGTACACGCTGCAATGGTCGTCGATGGTGATCCTGCTGTACTTCACCGAAGGCGTGGTACGCGGCTACAGCGACACCAATCCGACGTCGGCCTTCATGGCCTGGGGCGAAGCGATCATCGTCTGCGTGTATTTCTTCTGCGCCGTGCTGTATCTGCGACCATATAAAAAAGCCGCCAAGCGCATGGCCAGGGAATTGCTGGAAAAAGTAAACAAGGTAAATATCAAAAAATGA
- a CDS encoding FAD-binding oxidoreductase, giving the protein MSDRTDFLDACRELLGDTFVLTDAPDMAPFLTDWRDRFTGVALAVLRPASVEQVAGVLRACSQWSIPVVPQGGNTGLVLGSIPDASGTAVVLSLARLNSIRQLDAVNRTITVDAGCILQTIQEAATNAGCLFPLSLAAEGSCTIGGNLATNAGGTAVLRYGNTRELCLGLEVVTPQGEVWSGLRGLRKDNTGYDLRDLYIGAEGTLGVITGAVMKLYPQPKACITALAAMESPAHALRLLRLMQDHCGASLTGFELMSRYCLQLVAEQFPQLPRPFAEAHGQYVLLELSSSQSEAHAIELLEASIGAALEEDLIADAVVASSVAQSEGLWQLREHIPLAQAQAGKNIKHDISLPISVIADFIAITDVALATAFPGCQLVCFGHLGDGNLHYNVAPPAGMTDSDFLANQDAINRIVHDRVAEFGGSISAEHGIGALKKADLAHYKSPLELQLMRAVKQALDPRNIMNPGKIL; this is encoded by the coding sequence ATGAGCGACCGAACCGATTTCCTTGATGCCTGCCGCGAACTGCTGGGCGACACCTTTGTGCTGACCGATGCGCCCGACATGGCGCCCTTCCTGACCGACTGGCGCGACCGTTTTACCGGTGTCGCGCTGGCCGTGCTGCGCCCCGCTTCGGTGGAACAGGTGGCCGGCGTGCTGCGCGCCTGCAGCCAGTGGTCGATTCCGGTGGTGCCTCAGGGCGGCAATACGGGCCTGGTATTGGGCAGCATCCCGGATGCGTCCGGCACGGCCGTGGTGCTGTCGCTGGCGCGGCTGAACAGCATCCGCCAGCTCGATGCCGTCAACCGCACCATCACGGTCGACGCCGGCTGCATCCTGCAGACCATCCAGGAAGCGGCGACCAACGCGGGCTGCCTGTTTCCGCTGTCGCTGGCGGCCGAAGGCAGTTGCACCATCGGCGGCAACCTGGCCACCAATGCGGGCGGCACGGCCGTGCTGCGCTATGGCAATACACGCGAGCTGTGCCTGGGCCTGGAAGTGGTCACGCCGCAAGGCGAAGTCTGGTCCGGCTTGCGCGGCCTGCGCAAGGACAATACCGGCTATGACCTGCGCGACCTGTATATCGGCGCAGAAGGCACGCTGGGCGTGATCACGGGCGCCGTGATGAAACTGTACCCGCAGCCGAAAGCCTGCATCACGGCGCTGGCCGCGATGGAGTCGCCCGCCCACGCGCTGCGGCTGTTACGCCTGATGCAGGACCATTGCGGCGCCAGCCTGACCGGTTTCGAGCTGATGTCGCGCTATTGTTTGCAGCTGGTGGCCGAGCAGTTCCCGCAACTGCCGCGTCCGTTTGCCGAAGCGCATGGCCAATATGTGCTGCTGGAACTGTCCAGCAGCCAGTCCGAGGCGCATGCCATCGAATTGCTGGAAGCGAGCATAGGCGCGGCGCTGGAAGAGGACTTGATCGCCGACGCCGTGGTCGCCAGTTCGGTCGCGCAATCGGAAGGCCTGTGGCAGCTGCGCGAACATATTCCGCTGGCCCAGGCGCAGGCCGGCAAGAACATCAAGCACGATATCTCGCTGCCGATCTCCGTCATCGCCGACTTTATCGCCATCACCGACGTGGCCTTGGCAACGGCCTTCCCCGGCTGCCAGCTGGTGTGTTTCGGCCACCTGGGCGACGGCAACCTGCATTACAACGTGGCGCCGCCAGCCGGCATGACGGACAGCGATTTTCTGGCCAACCAGGACGCCATCAACCGCATCGTGCATGATCGGGTAGCAGAGTTTGGCGGCTCGATCTCGGCCGAACACGGCATCGGCGCTCTGAAAAAGGCGGACCTGGCCCACTACAAGTCGCCGCTGGAACTACAGCTGATGCGCGCCGTCAAGCAGGCGCTGGACCCGCGGAACATCATGAATCCGGGGAAGATATTGTGA
- a CDS encoding DUF4124 domain-containing protein: MRALVFLLFAASNCASAQTAYKCVQNGQTSYSETPCAAGQLQIIEVPPPPPAVDKGAATRQQRVASQLESVRKQREAREDQARARGAQQAEVLEKRCAQLRLEQKWAAQDAVGAGDRTREAAQLKVRRAGEKLAIECLH; encoded by the coding sequence GTGAGAGCGCTTGTCTTTTTGCTGTTCGCGGCCAGCAACTGTGCCAGCGCGCAGACCGCCTACAAATGCGTGCAGAACGGCCAGACCAGCTACAGCGAAACGCCGTGCGCGGCCGGCCAGCTGCAGATCATCGAGGTGCCGCCACCGCCGCCCGCGGTCGACAAGGGCGCGGCCACGCGCCAGCAGCGCGTCGCCAGCCAGCTCGAATCGGTGCGCAAGCAGCGCGAGGCACGCGAGGACCAGGCCCGGGCGCGCGGCGCGCAGCAGGCCGAGGTGCTTGAAAAACGCTGCGCCCAGCTGCGCCTGGAACAGAAATGGGCGGCCCAGGACGCCGTCGGCGCCGGCGACAGGACGCGTGAAGCGGCGCAGCTGAAAGTGCGGCGCGCCGGCGAAAAACTCGCCATCGAATGCCTCCATTGA